One genomic window of Cydia pomonella isolate Wapato2018A chromosome 6, ilCydPomo1, whole genome shotgun sequence includes the following:
- the LOC133518670 gene encoding 2-(3-amino-3-carboxypropyl)histidine synthase subunit 2 produces MANFTTDGKICIEREIEVRNGDGHIDDVVSQFDIIPTCKWIEDNKYERVCLQFPDELLGVSVKIYEEIKNRVDVDLYILGDTSYASCCVDTVAAMHVKGDAVIHYGHCCFSKWNIPVFTVLPKKDLNVEAALALLRGNSGFDDEKLCLFYDAEFYHCKENLTKAWFTQYPGHYIADISIEEQDHRFLGRVVRDASGQAHASDVLRDCVCIYMGSKGQTLFNYTISVAAKEWYLLDPGITLCRMDETSWLKRRRFLVERCKDAAAVGVLVCQLAAGTKDIITRLKQLCKVNGKKSYIVSVGKPNVAKLANFPEIDIYVMVACPENDLYSNRDFYKPIVYPFELEVALNSNREPYFTTHVTDYGDLLPGRKYYCDIDHVKELTDVSLITGKIRETKLNHDGNGMELEAKTNWAVENIGQNLQERSWQGLEQKLGETEVKLAEQGRKGIPLQYSNEPE; encoded by the exons atggctAACTTTACAACAGACGGGAAAATCTGCATTGAAAGAGAAATTGAAGTAAGAAATGGCGATGGACACATCGACGATGTGGTGTCGCAGTTTGATATCATTCCAACATGCAAATGGATTGAGGACAACAAATATGAAAGG GTATGCCTGCAGTTTCCAGATGAGTTACTGGGTGTCAGTGTTAAGATTTATGAAGAAATAAAGAACAGAGTTGATGTTGACTTGTACATTCTCGGGGACACGTCATATGCAAG TTGTTGCGTAGACACGGTAGCAGCCATGCATGTGAAGGGAGATGCAGTCATCCACTACGGCCACTGCTGTTTCTCCAAGTGGAACATTCCAGTGTTCACAGTGCTGCCTAAAAAAGATCTGAATGTGGAAGCTGCATTGGCATTGCTGAGAGGAAACTCCGGCTTTGATGATGAGAAACTATGCCTGTTTTATGATGCTGAGTTTTATCACTGTAAAG AAAACCTGACAAAAGCCTGGTTCACACAGTACCCCGGCCACTACATAGCTGATATCTCCATAGAAGAGCAGGACCACAGGTTCCTGGGCAGAGTGGTCCGGGATGCAAGTGGACAGGCACATGCTAGTGATGTCCTTAGGGATTGTGTCTGCATCTACATGGGCTCAAAAGGACAAACATTGTTTAATTATACAATATCTGTTGCTG CAAAAGAATGGTACCTCCTAGACCCCGGCATAACCCTGTGCCGCATGGACGAGACCAGCTGGCTCAAGCGGCGCCGCTTCCTCGTCGAGAGATGCAAGGACGCCGCCGCGGTCGGCGTCCTCGTGTGCCAGCTGGCGGCCGGCACCAAGGATATCATCACGAGGTTAAAGCAGCTGTGCAAAGTGAATGGCAAGAAAAGTTATATCGTGTCTGTTGGCAAGCCCAACGTTGCTAAATTGGCTAATTTTCCTGAG ATTGACATCTACGTAATGGTTGCCTGCCCTGAAAACGATCTCTACAGCAACCGCGACTTCTACAAGCCCATAGTGTACCCATTTGAACTAGAGGTCGCTCTGAACTCCAACCGAGAGCCCTACTTCACCACCCATGTCACCGACTATGGAGACCTACTCCCCGGCAGGAAATACTACTGTGATATCGACCATGTAAAAGAATTAACAGATGTAAGCTTGATAACAGGAAAAATTAGAGAGACCAAACTGAACCATGATGGAAACGGCATGGAATTAGAGGCTAAGACCAACTGGGCAGTAGAAAATATTGGTCAGAATTTACAAGAGCGCTCCTGGCAAGGGTTGGAGCAGAAACTGGGAGAGACTGAAGTGAAATTAGCAGAACAGGGAAGGAAAGGCATACCGTTACAGTACAGTAATGAGCCCGAGTGA
- the LOC133518634 gene encoding 14 kDa phosphohistidine phosphatase-like isoform X2 — MKIPSHYLTKFKIPFLLSNQIKLLTPEPKLLRPARRMSTASLAAVPKVDIDPTGVFKYILIKVYDKAQNNQEPSITIVRGYQRCNYHSDIYDEVQEKLQPLDCEPLGGGRISHEPDNKKIHIYGYSQGYGKADHEETAKLIKDAYPSYTITISDEGY; from the exons ATGAAGATACCTTCgcattatttaacaaaatttaagATTCCCTTTCTACTTTCTAACCAAATCAAATTGTTAACGCCTG AACCGAAACTACTAAGACCAGCTAGAAGGATGTCAACCGCATCGTTAGCAGCTGTACCAAAGGTGGACATAGATCCTACCGGtgtatttaaatacattttgatcAAAGTGTATGATAAGGCACAAAACAATCAAGAGCCTTCTATCACAATCGTAAGAGGCTACCAAAGGTGCAACTACCATTCAGATATCTATGATGAG GTCCAAGAAAAGCTTCAACCACTAGATTGTGAACCTTTGGGAGGAGGCAGAATTTCTCATGAGCCTGATAATAAGAAGATTCATATTTATGGCTACTCACAAGGCTATGGCAAAGCAGACCATGAAGAAACTGCAAAACTTATCAAGGATGCTTACCCTTCATACACCATTACAATTAGTGATGAAGGGTATTAG
- the LOC133518674 gene encoding coiled-coil domain-containing protein 124 produces the protein MPKKFVGENSKAVAARQRKEDAKTEKDAKLKKMIEDAAWEDNDDKLKKKQQKKDEQEKKRLEQLQKKQEAKALLEKEMESIKSTPKVAPAPKITRAQIAKIQEKSVKPEPPKPVPARVVVEEPPLEENLNRIQLDGEVAQSVDEAISLLSDKAEIDRHPEKRLKAAYTAFEEVTMPRLKAENPTLRLSQLKQLLRKEWLKSPQNPLNQKISA, from the exons ATGCCAAAGAAGTTTGTTGGTGAAAACAGCAAGGCCGTGGCAGCTCGGCAACGCAAAGAGGATGCCAAGACTGAAAAAGATGCGAAACTCAAGAAGATGATCGAAGACGCGGCGTGGGAAGACAACGACGACAAACTTAAAAAGAAACAACAGAAAAAG GACGAACAAGAAAAGAAGCGTCTAGAGCAGCTGCAGAAGAAACAAGAAGCCAAAGCTCTTTTAGAAAAGGAGATGGAATCCATAAAGAGCACCCCAAAGGTTGCTCCCGCACCCAAGATCACACGCGCGCAGATTGCCAAGATCCAGGAGAAGAGTGTCAAACCAGAGCCTCCCAAGCCAGTG CCTGCCCGAGTAGTCGTTGAGGAGCCTCCACTGGAGGAGAATCTCAACCGGATACAGTTGGACGGAGAGGTGGCACAGTCCGTGGATGAGGCTATATCTCTACTCAG TGATAAGGCAGAAATCGACAGGCATCCCGAGAAGAGGCTAAAGGCTGCCTACACCGCCTTCGAGGAAGTCACCATGCCGCGCCTGAAGGCGGAGAACCCCACGCTGCGCCTCTCCCAGCTCAAGCAGCTGCTCAGGAAAGAGTGGCTCAAGTCTCCGCAGAACCCGCTCAATCAGAAGATCAGTGCTTAG
- the LOC133518634 gene encoding 14 kDa phosphohistidine phosphatase-like isoform X1, producing the protein MKIPSHYLTKFKIPFLLSNQIKLLTPAEPKLLRPARRMSTASLAAVPKVDIDPTGVFKYILIKVYDKAQNNQEPSITIVRGYQRCNYHSDIYDEVQEKLQPLDCEPLGGGRISHEPDNKKIHIYGYSQGYGKADHEETAKLIKDAYPSYTITISDEGY; encoded by the exons ATGAAGATACCTTCgcattatttaacaaaatttaagATTCCCTTTCTACTTTCTAACCAAATCAAATTGTTAACGCCTG CAGAACCGAAACTACTAAGACCAGCTAGAAGGATGTCAACCGCATCGTTAGCAGCTGTACCAAAGGTGGACATAGATCCTACCGGtgtatttaaatacattttgatcAAAGTGTATGATAAGGCACAAAACAATCAAGAGCCTTCTATCACAATCGTAAGAGGCTACCAAAGGTGCAACTACCATTCAGATATCTATGATGAG GTCCAAGAAAAGCTTCAACCACTAGATTGTGAACCTTTGGGAGGAGGCAGAATTTCTCATGAGCCTGATAATAAGAAGATTCATATTTATGGCTACTCACAAGGCTATGGCAAAGCAGACCATGAAGAAACTGCAAAACTTATCAAGGATGCTTACCCTTCATACACCATTACAATTAGTGATGAAGGGTATTAG